In a single window of the Litorilituus sediminis genome:
- a CDS encoding CsiV family protein — protein MKHKNAFMPFIISTCLTTSLSMMAFSSAAAEKKPPRWFEIEVILFQQLGDKTLLKEQFNKAVALPKYKRSFDLLSSYLQPDISSLKQKLPLCSNRQQLFFAPDSIIYAGIKPEHELIQSASLFKEKSLSDISSQALPIDDSRFDEFIINGIEPTEALKTADILEANTQEITSKAQEVNQQPQAVTEIDSFNNDEKEVFVSTLSAEQIKLISQAERYFEQQAIPHYQAFPNTQGNRLCQIPYSSFAQLLTPAQLSTFKLDGFPVEKTPKVISASGHRNDASPYLINKDSLLLGDMITRLRWSKNFRPLMHLGWRQIGITRTKAIPMQFFAGKHLQNDYQQALNSYQYALALQENEVVKANIMQAPALDEQVEQQQINPDEQAKTSASEQLFSAKLAALINQAKQLDTSNSEDVIKQLGQEIQLEIATEDSGAIAADKGNEQNLLMAPLPPIQPWELTGLFKVHLDHYLYITADFNIAVADTSLDGNSNQTALTQYKQVNFSQDRRVISGEVHYFDHPYIGMIVQIRRFDPSKPADEAVSQAVR, from the coding sequence ATGAAACACAAAAACGCCTTCATGCCCTTTATTATTAGCACCTGTTTAACAACAAGTTTAAGCATGATGGCTTTTTCTAGCGCAGCTGCAGAAAAAAAACCACCTCGCTGGTTTGAAATAGAAGTGATTTTATTTCAACAGTTAGGAGACAAAACACTGCTAAAAGAGCAGTTTAACAAGGCTGTAGCATTACCTAAATACAAACGCTCTTTTGATCTGTTGTCATCTTATTTACAGCCAGATATTAGCTCACTAAAACAAAAGCTGCCGCTGTGCTCAAACAGACAACAGCTCTTTTTTGCACCTGACAGTATTATCTACGCAGGCATAAAACCAGAGCATGAATTAATTCAATCAGCGTCTTTATTTAAGGAAAAGTCCTTATCTGATATATCCAGTCAAGCACTGCCCATAGATGATAGCCGCTTTGATGAGTTTATCATTAACGGTATTGAGCCGACTGAGGCTTTAAAAACGGCTGATATTTTAGAGGCAAACACTCAAGAAATTACAAGCAAGGCTCAGGAAGTTAATCAGCAGCCGCAAGCTGTAACTGAAATAGACTCTTTTAACAACGACGAAAAAGAGGTTTTTGTCTCAACACTTTCTGCTGAGCAAATTAAGTTAATTTCACAAGCAGAGCGTTATTTTGAGCAACAGGCGATACCACATTATCAAGCTTTCCCAAACACTCAAGGTAACCGCTTATGTCAAATACCTTACAGCAGCTTTGCCCAATTGCTGACTCCAGCACAATTAAGCACATTTAAGCTAGATGGTTTTCCTGTCGAAAAAACACCTAAGGTTATCTCAGCCAGTGGCCATAGAAATGATGCTAGCCCTTACTTAATTAATAAAGACTCACTGTTACTTGGCGATATGATCACCCGCCTACGTTGGAGTAAAAATTTCAGACCATTAATGCATCTAGGCTGGCGACAAATTGGCATTACCCGAACAAAAGCGATACCAATGCAATTCTTTGCAGGCAAACACTTACAAAATGACTATCAACAAGCATTAAATAGCTACCAATATGCGCTTGCTTTACAAGAAAATGAAGTCGTAAAAGCAAACATTATGCAAGCACCTGCTCTAGATGAACAAGTAGAGCAACAGCAAATAAACCCAGATGAGCAAGCTAAAACATCAGCGAGCGAGCAGCTATTTTCCGCCAAGCTAGCCGCATTAATTAATCAGGCTAAGCAGCTTGATACTAGCAATAGCGAAGACGTTATCAAGCAACTAGGTCAAGAAATACAGCTTGAAATTGCCACTGAAGACTCTGGGGCTATAGCGGCAGATAAAGGCAATGAGCAAAACCTACTCATGGCGCCATTACCTCCAATTCAGCCATGGGAGCTAACCGGGCTGTTTAAAGTACACCTTGATCACTACTTATATATCACCGCTGACTTTAATATCGCAGTTGCAGATACTTCACTTGATGGCAACAGCAATCAAACAGCGTTAACTCAATATAAGCAGGTTAACTTTAGTCAAGACAGACGCGTTATCAGTGGTGAGGTGCACTACTTTGATCATCCTTACATTGGCATGATAGTGCAAATTCGTCGTTTTGATCCCAGCAAGCCAGCCGATGAAGCCGTTAGCCAAGCGGTTCGCTAA
- a CDS encoding c-type heme family protein, which produces MNKQRTLRFQIIFPIAMAMLVIVLLVSFTTPSFVKRIIQSQVSHNSINALQQIKTLRAYYTQHIVKKVQDNTDMLVAIDHYNKSDTIPLPATMIHDLSELFDKNGSQLRLYSHYPFPQREQRHLDKFEEKAWFALNQQPEKVIETLEIQGDKSLLR; this is translated from the coding sequence ATGAATAAACAAAGGACATTGCGTTTTCAAATTATATTCCCCATTGCTATGGCTATGCTGGTTATTGTCTTGCTGGTGAGTTTCACTACGCCAAGTTTTGTAAAAAGAATAATCCAATCTCAAGTCTCACATAATTCGATTAATGCGCTTCAACAGATTAAGACCTTACGTGCTTACTACACGCAGCATATTGTCAAGAAGGTACAAGATAATACTGATATGTTGGTAGCCATTGATCACTACAATAAAAGCGATACCATTCCTTTACCTGCGACTATGATTCATGACTTGAGTGAGCTGTTCGATAAAAATGGCAGCCAATTACGTTTATATAGTCATTACCCATTTCCACAACGTGAGCAACGCCATTTAGATAAATTTGAAGAAAAAGCTTGGTTTGCATTAAATCAACAACCAGAGAAAGTGATTGAAACTTTAGAAATTCAAGGAGATAAAAGTCTTTTAAGGTAG
- a CDS encoding ornithine cyclodeaminase family protein — protein MKIISTEQVQQSLNFAELIPLLKTSFAKPFHMPQRNVLSLEPENDDNHDAFALLPSWNEEVIGNKMFTYFPDNAAKHDIPGLFSKIMLFKRETGEPLALVDGTSVTYWRTAAVSALASQLLSKPDSRNFMLFGTGNLSGYLLDAHLSVRDIKQVTIWGRSQEKVAQLIESYSTKYPAVNFRVSQDVNVEVASSDIICCATGSHSPLFNGEALSPGTHVDCLGNHMPNARECDSTTITKARVYVDSLTNTLNEAGEILIPIEEGVFNAKDIVGELADMCKNPDLLRQSDEEITVFKSVGTAISDLIAAHLVFKKNS, from the coding sequence ATGAAAATCATCAGTACAGAACAAGTACAGCAATCCCTTAACTTTGCCGAGCTGATCCCCTTACTAAAAACGAGTTTTGCTAAGCCGTTTCATATGCCACAGCGCAATGTACTTTCATTAGAACCAGAGAACGACGATAACCATGATGCCTTTGCTTTGCTTCCTTCTTGGAATGAAGAAGTCATTGGCAACAAAATGTTTACCTATTTTCCCGACAATGCTGCCAAACATGACATTCCAGGGCTTTTTTCTAAAATCATGTTATTTAAGCGTGAAACGGGTGAGCCATTAGCATTAGTTGATGGTACAAGTGTTACCTATTGGCGTACTGCGGCGGTTTCCGCTTTAGCAAGTCAACTGCTTTCAAAACCAGATAGCCGTAATTTCATGCTTTTTGGTACAGGCAATCTTTCCGGCTATTTATTAGATGCACATTTATCAGTAAGAGACATCAAGCAAGTAACTATTTGGGGGCGAAGCCAAGAAAAAGTTGCCCAGCTAATTGAAAGCTATAGCACAAAATACCCTGCCGTTAACTTTCGTGTAAGCCAAGATGTTAATGTTGAAGTTGCCAGTAGCGATATCATCTGTTGTGCTACAGGCTCACACAGCCCATTATTTAATGGTGAAGCACTAAGCCCTGGCACTCATGTTGATTGTTTAGGTAACCATATGCCTAACGCTCGAGAATGTGACAGCACAACAATCACCAAAGCAAGAGTATACGTTGATAGCCTAACCAATACCTTAAATGAGGCCGGAGAAATACTTATTCCTATTGAAGAAGGTGTATTTAATGCAAAAGATATCGTAGGTGAATTAGCTGATATGTGTAAAAACCCTGATCTGCTTCGTCAATCGGATGAGGAAATCACGGTATTTAAATCTGTAGGCACAGCGATTAGTGACCTTATTGCAGCCCACTTAGTATTTAAAAAGAATAGTTAG
- a CDS encoding DUF1244 domain-containing protein encodes MEKEIEIQAAVFRRLLAHLDSRKDVQNIELMNLAGFCRNCFSKWTVSEAEKLGVTIDIETAREQVYGMPYSEWKEKHQLPATPEQLEKFNQLNPKK; translated from the coding sequence ATGGAAAAAGAAATTGAAATTCAAGCAGCCGTGTTTCGCCGCTTATTAGCACATTTAGACAGTAGAAAAGATGTGCAAAATATTGAGCTAATGAACTTAGCTGGTTTTTGCCGTAACTGTTTCAGTAAATGGACGGTCAGTGAAGCAGAAAAGCTTGGCGTTACCATAGACATTGAAACAGCCAGAGAGCAAGTCTATGGCATGCCATATAGCGAGTGGAAAGAAAAACATCAATTGCCAGCAACACCAGAGCAGTTAGAGAAATTTAACCAGTTAAACCCGAAAAAGTAA
- a CDS encoding proline racemase family protein — MQIRKVNPAKQFEQWQVNTEQESYKTINTLECHTGGEPLRIITSGFPELAGNTILAKRRDCQENHDDLRRALMFEPRGHADMYGAIITEAERENSHFGAIFIHNEGYSTMCGHAVIALAKCAVESGVVEQTGQVTEVVIDVPCGQIFAKAFAEGNIITQVTFNCVPSFVLAKEQSVDVDGIGKVDFDVAFGGAFYAYVDAAKLNLSLEPKNQETLIDYGRKIKAAVMNQMAIEHPVEEDLSFLYGVIFIDKSPNADVHSRNVCIFADGELDRSPTGSGVSGRIALHVAKEEVALEQAIIIESILGSQFNVKAIEKLDFAGFDAVIPQVTGDAHICGKAQWLINQADPLKYGFLLR; from the coding sequence ATGCAAATTAGAAAAGTAAACCCTGCCAAGCAATTTGAACAATGGCAAGTAAACACTGAGCAAGAAAGTTATAAAACTATCAATACGCTGGAATGTCACACAGGTGGCGAGCCTTTACGTATTATAACCAGTGGCTTTCCTGAGCTTGCCGGAAACACTATTTTAGCAAAACGTAGAGATTGTCAGGAAAACCATGACGATCTTCGCCGCGCCCTGATGTTTGAACCACGCGGTCATGCCGATATGTATGGCGCGATTATTACTGAAGCAGAACGAGAAAATAGCCATTTTGGTGCTATTTTTATCCACAACGAAGGCTATAGCACCATGTGTGGCCATGCGGTAATTGCCCTAGCGAAGTGTGCTGTTGAGTCGGGTGTGGTTGAGCAAACAGGTCAAGTAACCGAGGTTGTTATTGATGTACCTTGTGGGCAAATTTTTGCCAAAGCCTTTGCAGAAGGTAATATTATTACTCAGGTAACCTTTAACTGTGTGCCATCTTTTGTTTTAGCAAAAGAGCAAAGTGTTGATGTTGATGGTATTGGCAAGGTTGATTTTGATGTTGCCTTTGGCGGCGCATTTTACGCCTACGTTGATGCTGCAAAGCTCAATTTATCACTCGAGCCTAAAAACCAAGAGACCTTAATTGATTATGGCCGCAAAATTAAAGCCGCTGTGATGAATCAAATGGCTATTGAGCACCCTGTAGAAGAAGATTTAAGCTTTTTATATGGGGTTATTTTTATCGATAAATCACCTAATGCCGATGTTCACAGTCGTAATGTCTGTATTTTTGCTGACGGTGAGCTAGATAGAAGCCCTACTGGCAGTGGTGTTAGTGGCCGCATTGCTTTACACGTTGCCAAAGAAGAAGTGGCGCTAGAGCAAGCCATTATTATAGAAAGTATTTTAGGTAGCCAATTCAATGTTAAAGCCATCGAAAAACTTGACTTTGCAGGCTTTGATGCTGTCATCCCTCAAGTCACAGGCGATGCGCATATTTGTGGTAAAGCACAATGGTTAATCAACCAAGCTGATCCACTAAAATACGGTTTTTTATTAAGATAA
- a CDS encoding IS5 family transposase: MPRLMLTDKRWLKLLQVMKSTGRIYNKPKHRMTFEGILYRLRTGIPWRDLPTEFGGWSSIYRRFNLWSKKGLLNMLFNELAKLSDYDWVFLDGSIVRAHQHSTGAATDNSEQIGKSRGGNSTKIHLAVDSGGLPICFELSEGQRHDIVHAESLVAQLDDVNTVVCDKGYDSEPFRKFVRELGGVTVIAKRNYGQDIDKTSMDWCLYKYRHLVENAFARIKHFRAISTRYDKLGRNYASMVSLAFMLMWLPMYC, encoded by the coding sequence ATGCCTAGACTAATGCTAACTGATAAGCGGTGGTTAAAGCTACTTCAAGTAATGAAGAGCACTGGCCGCATATACAACAAACCAAAACACAGAATGACGTTTGAGGGGATATTATATCGACTGAGAACAGGCATCCCGTGGCGCGATTTACCAACAGAGTTTGGCGGCTGGAGTAGCATTTATCGTCGCTTTAATTTGTGGTCGAAGAAAGGCTTATTGAATATGCTATTCAATGAGTTAGCCAAACTTTCAGATTATGATTGGGTCTTTCTTGATGGTTCTATAGTTCGAGCACACCAACACAGTACAGGGGCTGCTACTGACAATTCTGAACAAATAGGAAAAAGTCGAGGGGGAAATTCAACTAAAATTCACTTGGCAGTGGATAGTGGTGGTTTGCCAATTTGCTTTGAGCTATCAGAAGGTCAACGACACGACATCGTTCATGCAGAAAGTTTGGTAGCGCAGTTAGATGATGTAAATACCGTAGTTTGTGATAAAGGGTATGACAGTGAGCCATTTCGCAAATTTGTTCGAGAGCTGGGCGGGGTAACGGTTATTGCCAAACGTAATTACGGACAAGACATAGATAAAACAAGCATGGATTGGTGCTTATACAAATATCGTCATTTGGTTGAAAATGCATTTGCGAGAATCAAGCATTTTAGAGCTATTTCAACGAGATATGATAAATTAGGAAGGAATTATGCCAGCATGGTATCGCTGGCATTTATGTTAATGTGGCTACCGATGTACTGCTGA
- a CDS encoding M24 family metallopeptidase: protein MKLNRLRQQVFTQSQSAMIIFSDINITYLSGFTGHAATLVFTEHNNYLLTDYRYVEQAEKQATEFTVICRDRANQSLASLIAELLLKDNCQQVNFESDHISVEQWQQIQAEIQQQANISEFIGKTGIVETFRMVKSQDEIDSIRQAAKIADQALANILPLVKEGISERELSNELEYQMAKLGSEELSFATILLFGARAAMPHGIPSASVKLKRGDFILVDFGAVVNGYRSDMTRTFIFAEADEKQKSIYQTVKDSQQAALDAIKEGIEGKALQKIADDILIASEYGKYRGEGLGHGVGLQLHEWPFIGPHCDYKMELGCVFTVEPGIYIPDWGGVRIEDDVVLTENGLEILNESPKELIIL from the coding sequence ATGAAACTTAATCGCTTACGCCAACAAGTCTTCACTCAGTCACAAAGTGCGATGATCATTTTCAGTGATATCAACATCACCTATTTGTCAGGCTTTACAGGTCATGCTGCCACATTAGTGTTCACAGAGCACAACAATTACCTACTGACTGATTATCGTTACGTTGAGCAAGCCGAAAAACAAGCAACTGAATTTACAGTGATTTGTCGTGACCGCGCTAACCAAAGCTTAGCATCATTAATTGCTGAGTTATTGCTAAAAGATAACTGTCAACAAGTAAACTTTGAAAGTGATCACATCAGCGTTGAACAGTGGCAACAAATTCAAGCAGAGATCCAACAACAAGCCAATATTAGCGAATTTATTGGCAAAACCGGTATTGTTGAAACCTTTAGAATGGTTAAAAGCCAAGATGAAATTGACTCGATTCGCCAAGCGGCAAAAATTGCTGACCAAGCCCTAGCTAATATTCTACCTTTAGTGAAAGAAGGCATTAGTGAGCGCGAATTATCTAACGAACTTGAGTATCAAATGGCTAAACTTGGCTCTGAAGAGCTCTCTTTTGCCACCATTTTATTATTTGGTGCTCGTGCTGCCATGCCGCATGGTATCCCGTCGGCATCAGTAAAATTAAAACGAGGCGACTTTATTCTGGTTGACTTTGGTGCTGTGGTAAATGGCTACCGCTCAGATATGACGCGTACCTTTATCTTTGCTGAAGCTGACGAAAAACAAAAGTCTATCTACCAAACCGTAAAAGATTCTCAACAAGCAGCACTTGATGCCATTAAAGAAGGTATCGAAGGTAAAGCATTGCAAAAGATTGCTGACGATATCTTAATTGCTAGTGAATATGGTAAATATCGTGGTGAAGGATTAGGCCATGGTGTTGGCTTGCAGCTGCATGAGTGGCCATTTATCGGTCCACATTGTGACTATAAAATGGAGCTAGGCTGCGTATTTACCGTTGAACCAGGCATTTATATCCCTGATTGGGGTGGTGTAAGAATTGAAGATGATGTCGTCTTAACCGAGAACGGTCTTGAAATCCTTAATGAATCACCAAAAGAGTTAATCATTTTATAA
- a CDS encoding pseudouridine synthase: protein MRLDKFICKSTELSRNEAKKLLKTGDVKVNGEVAKDPAMQVHENNSITIDGHELVARSSRYIMLHKVAETICSNVDEIYPSVLHFIDVDKAFDLHIAGRLDADTTGLVLITDDGRWSHNVISPKKQCPKVYRVWLRDEIMADELPGLVEHFKAGIQLQGEANLTRPAVLQQVDTDEVLLTITEGKYHQVKRMFAAVGNRVVGLHRESIGNVKLADLAPGEWRYLSEQEIAQFK from the coding sequence ATGCGCCTAGATAAGTTTATTTGTAAAAGCACTGAGTTAAGTAGAAACGAAGCCAAAAAGCTGCTTAAAACAGGTGATGTCAAAGTTAATGGTGAAGTAGCTAAAGATCCTGCGATGCAAGTTCACGAAAACAATAGTATTACTATTGATGGTCACGAATTAGTCGCGCGAAGTTCACGCTATATTATGTTGCACAAAGTCGCCGAAACCATTTGCTCAAATGTTGATGAAATTTATCCGTCAGTTTTACATTTTATAGATGTTGATAAAGCATTTGATTTACACATTGCTGGTAGGTTAGATGCTGATACAACAGGCCTAGTGTTGATTACTGATGATGGCAGATGGTCTCATAATGTTATTTCGCCGAAAAAACAGTGTCCTAAGGTTTATCGTGTCTGGCTTCGTGATGAGATTATGGCAGATGAATTACCTGGCTTAGTCGAGCACTTTAAAGCAGGCATTCAATTGCAAGGTGAAGCTAATTTAACTCGGCCTGCGGTTTTACAGCAAGTGGATACTGATGAAGTGCTCTTAACTATTACTGAAGGTAAATACCATCAAGTTAAGCGCATGTTTGCCGCGGTTGGTAACCGTGTTGTTGGCTTACATAGAGAAAGCATAGGTAATGTAAAGCTTGCCGATTTAGCACCAGGTGAGTGGCGATATTTATCTGAGCAAGAAATTGCACAGTTTAAATAA
- a CDS encoding MFS transporter, whose product MSQIQRTPFQSAFYVANTMEIFERLAWYGMYTLLASYIMTPATQGGLGLGNTERGLIMGVVPFFLYLFPVISGALADRFGYRKMFLLSFALMAPSYYLLGYAKDLASFMSIFMLIALGAGIFKPVVTATISRTTDETNRGLGFGIFYMMVNIGGFLGPVIAPIVQKNYGWEWVFVFACIWISVNFIPALFFYKEPSREAKNKSLKQVFQEMQQVLGNGRLALAVVPLLILLVSYYAGFITSGKLTTIIAVVLIVSALLWDLVIAKLPTKANETPAWYLQKMRVGNKPFMTYLLILTGFWTVYLQIFITLPVYVRDYVDTSDLVRLLHSISPWLHDIFTAVNLETLASEIARLAEKFNTIELQQAQGAMKEITTTLAALDVRIPAQELKQSFETLAQVQQSTGSTLELSEQLASKWANDYRQMNPATILSLDFLMIILFQVVISRFIDKFKPLPTLIAGTAILSFSMLMNSAGHAVVFGGLLVACSVIVFAIGEMTASPKSQEYVASFAPADKAAMFMGYYFVSMALGNLFGGLLSGWLYDSLAVNLNNPALMWAVIALLGLVTCVALYLFNRHFVDEIEKQQQLQLEAS is encoded by the coding sequence ATGAGTCAAATTCAACGAACTCCTTTTCAGAGTGCTTTTTATGTCGCCAATACCATGGAGATATTTGAGCGCTTAGCTTGGTACGGTATGTACACCTTACTAGCAAGTTATATTATGACCCCAGCTACACAAGGCGGTTTAGGTTTAGGCAACACAGAGCGTGGCTTAATCATGGGTGTTGTACCATTTTTCTTATATCTATTTCCTGTTATTTCAGGTGCGCTAGCAGATAGATTTGGTTATAGAAAAATGTTCCTGTTATCTTTTGCTTTAATGGCGCCTAGCTATTATTTATTAGGCTATGCCAAAGATTTAGCCAGTTTTATGAGTATCTTTATGCTCATCGCCTTAGGCGCAGGTATATTTAAACCTGTCGTCACCGCTACCATTAGTAGAACAACCGATGAAACTAACCGAGGCTTGGGCTTTGGTATTTTCTATATGATGGTAAATATTGGTGGTTTCTTAGGGCCAGTAATTGCACCCATAGTGCAAAAGAACTACGGCTGGGAATGGGTGTTTGTTTTTGCCTGTATTTGGATTTCTGTCAACTTTATACCTGCACTGTTCTTCTATAAAGAACCAAGCAGAGAAGCCAAAAACAAATCATTGAAACAAGTTTTTCAAGAGATGCAACAGGTTTTAGGTAATGGTCGTTTAGCACTTGCTGTTGTACCTCTGCTTATTTTACTGGTCTCTTACTACGCAGGTTTTATTACCAGCGGGAAATTAACAACAATAATCGCAGTAGTATTGATTGTTTCAGCCCTGTTATGGGACCTAGTTATTGCCAAGCTACCAACAAAAGCAAATGAAACACCCGCTTGGTATCTACAAAAAATGCGTGTTGGTAATAAGCCATTTATGACTTACTTACTGATTTTGACGGGCTTTTGGACTGTATACCTACAAATTTTTATCACTTTACCTGTTTATGTAAGAGATTATGTAGATACCAGTGATTTAGTGCGTCTATTACACTCAATCAGCCCATGGTTACATGACATATTTACAGCAGTTAACTTAGAAACCTTAGCCAGTGAAATCGCACGTTTAGCAGAAAAGTTCAACACCATTGAACTACAGCAAGCACAAGGGGCGATGAAAGAAATCACCACTACATTAGCAGCGCTTGATGTACGTATTCCAGCACAAGAATTAAAACAAAGCTTTGAAACCTTAGCACAGGTGCAACAATCAACAGGCTCAACCCTAGAATTAAGTGAGCAACTTGCCAGCAAGTGGGCGAATGATTATCGACAAATGAACCCGGCCACTATTTTAAGTCTAGACTTTTTAATGATCATATTATTCCAAGTAGTCATTAGCCGTTTTATTGACAAGTTTAAGCCATTACCAACGCTAATCGCTGGTACAGCCATTTTATCTTTCTCTATGTTAATGAATAGTGCTGGTCATGCCGTTGTCTTTGGCGGTTTATTAGTGGCCTGCTCAGTTATTGTTTTTGCTATTGGTGAAATGACAGCATCACCAAAGAGTCAAGAGTATGTTGCTTCATTTGCTCCAGCTGATAAAGCAGCCATGTTTATGGGTTACTATTTTGTCTCTATGGCATTAGGTAACTTATTTGGCGGCTTACTATCTGGTTGGCTTTATGACTCATTAGCAGTCAACCTAAATAACCCAGCGCTAATGTGGGCTGTTATTGCCTTACTTGGCCTAGTAACCTGTGTTGCTTTGTATCTATTTAACCGTCACTTTGTTGATGAGATTGAAAAGCAACAACAATTACAGTTAGAGGCAAGTTAA
- a CDS encoding sensor histidine kinase — MQVQACVDCHNNHPLTPKADWQLGDVRGVLEISTDITKQMALAEQISSAIVIFIMFAYVLLMVIFFFVTRRITKHVSYISKAMVELGDGNVDAQVDLASSTLEIGQMAKAFTTFKQALLKTQALEKRQQLMESEKIDGLGRMLASVAHDVNTPISIGITAASLMSDKIARIEEQIAKGELTKSDMEKFIASATESMQVVSSNLVSAGNLIKSFKQVSVDQISEEQRQIVLSEYINEIVHSLKPRLTRAKATVLVDCQQDCQFYTYPGLLSQVVSNLITNSLIHGFGQKPGGKIIITLNGNAEGNINIHYQDDGIGIPVEHQDKVMEPFFTTKREQGGSGLGLSIVHTIVTQKLAGKIKLVSNQEQGVIFDICFPAKCPSKEAEP; from the coding sequence ATGCAAGTACAAGCTTGTGTTGATTGTCATAATAACCATCCATTAACGCCTAAAGCTGATTGGCAGTTAGGTGATGTGCGTGGCGTACTTGAAATAAGCACAGATATTACCAAACAAATGGCTTTAGCAGAACAAATTAGTAGTGCTATCGTTATTTTTATTATGTTTGCTTACGTTTTATTAATGGTGATTTTCTTCTTTGTGACGCGGCGTATTACTAAACACGTAAGCTATATTTCCAAAGCTATGGTTGAATTGGGGGATGGCAATGTTGACGCGCAAGTTGATCTGGCTTCATCTACCTTGGAAATAGGGCAAATGGCAAAAGCATTCACCACTTTTAAGCAGGCTTTGTTAAAAACACAGGCACTAGAAAAACGCCAGCAATTAATGGAGTCGGAAAAGATTGATGGTTTAGGGCGAATGCTGGCAAGTGTTGCTCATGATGTCAATACGCCGATAAGTATTGGTATTACTGCGGCGAGTTTAATGTCAGATAAAATAGCGCGTATTGAAGAGCAAATTGCTAAGGGCGAGTTAACTAAATCTGATATGGAAAAATTTATTGCCAGCGCTACTGAGTCAATGCAAGTTGTCTCAAGTAATCTTGTCTCTGCTGGAAACTTAATTAAGAGCTTTAAACAGGTATCAGTTGATCAAATTAGTGAAGAGCAGCGTCAGATTGTTTTATCTGAGTACATTAATGAGATAGTGCATAGCTTAAAACCTCGATTAACTCGAGCTAAAGCGACAGTTTTAGTTGACTGTCAGCAAGATTGTCAGTTTTATACTTACCCAGGTTTGTTATCTCAGGTTGTTTCTAATTTGATCACTAATTCGCTTATACATGGTTTTGGCCAAAAGCCTGGTGGCAAAATTATTATTACCTTAAATGGCAATGCAGAGGGTAATATTAACATTCACTATCAAGATGATGGCATCGGCATCCCTGTGGAACATCAAGATAAAGTTATGGAGCCATTTTTTACCACCAAGCGAGAGCAGGGGGGCAGCGGTTTAGGTTTGAGTATTGTTCATACCATAGTAACGCAAAAGTTAGCGGGAAAAATTAAGCTGGTTAGTAACCAAGAGCAAGGGGTTATATTTGATATTTGCTTCCCGGCAAAGTGTCCTAGCAAGGAAGCAGAGCCATAA